The following are encoded together in the Citrobacter arsenatis genome:
- the narH gene encoding nitrate reductase subunit beta, whose translation MKIRSQVGMVLNLDKCIGCHTCSVTCKNVWTSREGMEYAWFNNVESKPGVGFPNDWENQEKWKGGWIRKINGKLQPRMGNKALLLGKIFANPHLPGMDDYYEPFDFDYQTLHNAPADSKAQPIARPRSLITGQRMDKITSGPNWEEILGGEFEKRAKDQNFENMQKAMYGQFENTFMMYLPRLCEHCLNPACVATCPSGAIYKREEDGIVLIDQDKCRGWRMCITGCPYKKIYFNWKSGKSEKCIFCYPRIEAGQPTVCSETCVGRIRYLGVLLYDADAIESAASTEHEKDLYQRQLDVFLDPNDPAVIEQALKDGIPLSVIDAAQQSPVYKMAMDWKLALPLHPEYRTLPMVWYVPPLSPIQSAADAGTLGSNGILPDVDSLRIPVQYLANLLTAGDTQPVLLALKRMLAMRHYKRAETVDGKVDTRALEEVGLSEAQAQEMYRYLAIANYEDRFVVPSSHRELARDAFPEKSGCGFTFGDGCHGSDTKFNLFNSRRIDAVDVTSKTEPHQ comes from the coding sequence ATGAAAATTCGTTCACAAGTCGGCATGGTGCTGAATCTCGATAAGTGCATCGGCTGCCACACCTGTTCAGTGACCTGTAAAAACGTCTGGACCAGCCGTGAAGGTATGGAGTACGCCTGGTTCAACAACGTCGAAAGTAAGCCTGGCGTTGGCTTCCCGAACGACTGGGAAAACCAGGAAAAATGGAAGGGCGGTTGGATCCGTAAAATTAACGGCAAACTGCAGCCGCGCATGGGTAACAAAGCGCTGCTGCTGGGTAAAATCTTTGCTAACCCGCATCTGCCGGGCATGGATGATTACTACGAGCCGTTTGATTTTGACTACCAGACGTTGCACAACGCTCCGGCAGACAGCAAGGCGCAGCCGATTGCACGTCCGCGCTCGCTGATCACCGGTCAGCGGATGGACAAAATCACCAGCGGTCCGAACTGGGAAGAAATTCTGGGCGGCGAGTTTGAAAAACGCGCCAAAGACCAGAACTTCGAAAACATGCAGAAGGCGATGTACGGTCAGTTCGAAAACACCTTCATGATGTATCTGCCGCGCCTGTGCGAGCACTGCCTTAACCCGGCGTGCGTGGCAACCTGTCCGAGCGGTGCTATCTACAAGCGTGAAGAAGATGGCATCGTGCTGATCGACCAGGACAAGTGCCGCGGCTGGCGTATGTGTATCACCGGCTGTCCGTACAAGAAGATCTACTTCAACTGGAAGAGCGGGAAATCTGAGAAGTGCATCTTCTGCTACCCGCGTATCGAAGCCGGTCAACCGACTGTTTGCTCCGAAACCTGCGTAGGTCGTATCCGTTACCTCGGCGTACTGCTGTATGACGCAGATGCGATCGAAAGCGCAGCAAGCACCGAGCACGAGAAAGATCTGTACCAGCGTCAACTGGACGTGTTCCTCGATCCGAACGATCCGGCTGTTATTGAACAGGCGCTGAAAGATGGTATTCCTTTGAGCGTCATTGATGCCGCACAGCAGTCTCCGGTTTACAAAATGGCGATGGACTGGAAGCTGGCGCTGCCGCTGCATCCGGAATACCGTACTTTACCGATGGTTTGGTACGTGCCGCCATTGTCACCAATTCAGTCTGCCGCCGATGCGGGTACGCTTGGCAGCAACGGTATTCTGCCGGATGTTGACAGCTTGCGTATCCCGGTTCAGTACCTGGCAAACCTGCTGACCGCAGGTGACACTCAGCCGGTATTGTTGGCGCTGAAACGTATGCTGGCGATGCGTCACTACAAACGCGCGGAAACCGTTGACGGTAAAGTTGATACCCGTGCGCTGGAAGAGGTGGGCTTAAGCGAAGCGCAGGCTCAGGAAATGTATCGTTACCTGGCGATTGCTAACTACGAAGATCGTTTCGTGGTACCGAGCAGCCATCGCGAACTGGCGCGTGACGCCTTCCCGGAGAAAAGCGGTTGTGGCTTTACCTTCGGCGACGGTTGCCACGGCTCTGATACTAAATTCAATCTGTTCAACAGCCGCCGCATCGACGCTGTCGATGTGACCAGCAAAACGGAGCCGCACCAATGA
- a CDS encoding YchO/YchP family invasin, with translation MPLAGGIASAQSSFIHQAENPFDNNSDGLPDLGMAPESRAGEKHFAEMVKAFGEASMTDNGLDTGEQAKQFAFGQVRDTVSEQVNQQLESWLSVWGNASVGLQVDNEGSFTGSRGSWFIPWQDNQRYLTWSQLGMTQQDEGLVSNAGIGQRWVRDGWLLGYNTFYDNLLDENLPRGGLGAEAWGEYLRLSANYYQPLSSWQERSVTQQQRMARGYDLTAQMRMPFYQHLNTSVSVEQYFGDRVDLFHSGTGYHNPVAVNLGLSYTPVPLITVTAQHKQGESGISQNNLGFTLNYRFGVPLKKQLMVSEVANSRSLRGSRYDDPQRNNLPTLEYRQRKTLSVFLATPPWDLNPGETVALKLEVRSLHGIRRLAWQGDTQALSLTAGSNSRSAQGWTIIMPKWDNREGATNRWRLSVVVEDEQGQRVSSNEITLSLTEPFINVSENDPR, from the coding sequence TTGCCGCTGGCAGGCGGTATTGCCAGCGCGCAGTCGTCTTTTATCCACCAGGCTGAAAACCCTTTTGATAACAATAGTGATGGCTTGCCCGATCTCGGCATGGCGCCGGAGTCACGGGCTGGCGAAAAGCACTTTGCCGAAATGGTCAAAGCGTTTGGTGAGGCCAGTATGACCGATAACGGGCTTGATACGGGTGAACAGGCGAAGCAGTTCGCGTTTGGTCAGGTGCGTGACACGGTCAGTGAACAGGTGAATCAGCAACTGGAATCCTGGCTCTCTGTGTGGGGAAACGCCAGCGTCGGGTTGCAGGTTGATAACGAAGGCAGCTTTACCGGAAGTCGGGGAAGCTGGTTTATCCCATGGCAGGACAATCAACGTTATCTTACCTGGAGCCAGTTGGGAATGACGCAACAGGACGAAGGCTTAGTCAGTAATGCGGGGATTGGACAGCGTTGGGTCCGTGACGGTTGGTTACTGGGTTACAACACCTTTTATGACAACCTGTTGGATGAAAATCTGCCCCGCGGTGGCCTCGGTGCCGAGGCGTGGGGCGAATATTTGCGCTTATCCGCTAACTATTATCAACCGTTGTCCTCCTGGCAGGAGCGTAGCGTAACCCAGCAACAACGGATGGCCCGCGGCTACGATCTGACCGCGCAAATGCGTATGCCGTTCTATCAACACCTCAATACCAGCGTCAGCGTGGAACAGTATTTTGGCGACCGGGTGGATCTGTTTCATTCGGGAACCGGGTATCACAATCCGGTGGCGGTGAACCTCGGGCTAAGCTATACGCCGGTGCCGCTGATCACGGTAACAGCGCAGCATAAGCAGGGTGAAAGCGGCATCAGCCAGAATAATCTTGGCTTCACGCTTAATTACCGTTTTGGCGTGCCGCTAAAAAAACAGCTGATGGTCAGCGAGGTGGCAAACAGTCGATCGCTACGCGGCAGTCGTTATGACGATCCGCAGCGTAACAATTTGCCGACGCTGGAGTATCGCCAGCGTAAAACGCTGTCGGTGTTTTTGGCCACGCCACCCTGGGATCTTAATCCTGGAGAGACGGTGGCGCTGAAGCTGGAAGTGCGTAGTCTGCATGGGATCCGCCGTCTGGCATGGCAGGGTGATACCCAGGCGTTGAGCTTAACGGCGGGCAGCAATAGCCGAAGCGCGCAGGGATGGACGATTATTATGCCGAAGTGGGACAACAGAGAAGGGGCGACGAACCGCTGGCGGTTGTCTGTGGTGGTAGAAGATGAGCAGGGCCAGCGTGTCTCTTCCAATGAGATCACGCTATCACTGACCGAACCGTTTATTAACGTTTCGGAAAATGATCCTCGCTAA
- a CDS encoding NarK family nitrate/nitrite MFS transporter — translation MSHSSAPERASGAVITEWRPEDPAFWQQRGQRIASRNLWISVPCLLLAFCVWMLFSAVAVNLPKVGFDFTTEQLFMLTALPSVSGALLRVPYSFMIPLFGGRRWTAFSTGILIIPCVWLGFAVQDTSTPFSTFIIISLLCGFAGANFASSMANISFFFPKQKQGGALGLNGGLGNMGVSVMQLVAPLVVSLSIFAAFGSHGVEQPDGTQLYLANAAWIWVPFLAVLTLAAWFGMNELATSKASLKEQLPVLKRGHLWIMSLLYLATFGSFIGFSAGFAMLSKTQFPEVQILHYAFFGPLIGALARSAGGAISDRLGGTRVTLVNFVLMAIFSALLFLTLPSNGVGGNFIAFFAVFLALFLTAGLGSGSTFQMISVIFRKLTMDRVKAEGGSEEKAMREAATDTAAALGFISAIGAIGGFFIPKAFGTSLALTGSPVDAMKVFLIFYVACVVITWAVYGRHSKK, via the coding sequence ATGAGTCACTCATCTGCCCCGGAAAGGGCATCTGGAGCTGTAATTACCGAATGGCGGCCGGAAGATCCCGCCTTCTGGCAGCAGCGTGGTCAACGAATCGCCAGCCGTAACCTGTGGATTTCCGTCCCTTGCTTGCTGCTGGCGTTTTGCGTGTGGATGTTATTTAGCGCCGTGGCGGTGAACTTACCGAAAGTCGGATTTGATTTCACCACTGAACAGCTGTTCATGCTGACGGCATTACCTTCGGTGTCCGGCGCGTTGCTGCGTGTTCCGTACTCCTTTATGATTCCCCTGTTTGGTGGACGCCGTTGGACGGCGTTTAGCACTGGGATCCTGATCATTCCTTGCGTATGGTTAGGTTTTGCGGTGCAGGATACCTCCACGCCGTTCAGTACCTTTATTATTATCTCCCTGTTGTGCGGCTTCGCTGGTGCGAACTTTGCGTCCAGCATGGCAAACATCAGCTTCTTCTTTCCAAAACAGAAACAGGGCGGTGCGCTGGGTCTGAACGGTGGCCTGGGCAACATGGGCGTCAGCGTGATGCAGTTGGTTGCGCCGCTGGTGGTTTCACTGTCAATCTTTGCCGCATTTGGTAGTCACGGGGTTGAACAACCGGATGGTACGCAGCTGTATCTGGCAAACGCCGCATGGATTTGGGTACCGTTCCTGGCAGTGTTAACGCTGGCTGCATGGTTTGGTATGAATGAGCTGGCAACGTCTAAAGCATCGCTGAAAGAGCAATTGCCGGTGCTGAAACGCGGGCACCTGTGGATTATGAGCCTGCTGTATCTGGCAACCTTCGGTTCATTTATCGGTTTCTCGGCCGGTTTCGCGATGCTGTCAAAAACGCAGTTCCCTGAGGTACAGATCCTGCATTACGCCTTCTTTGGACCGTTGATTGGTGCGCTGGCTCGTTCAGCGGGCGGGGCAATCTCTGACCGTCTGGGCGGAACCCGTGTAACGCTGGTGAACTTCGTGCTGATGGCTATTTTCAGTGCCTTACTGTTCCTGACGCTGCCATCTAACGGTGTTGGCGGCAACTTTATCGCCTTCTTTGCGGTGTTCCTTGCGTTGTTCCTGACGGCTGGTCTGGGAAGTGGTTCAACCTTTCAGATGATCTCTGTTATTTTCCGCAAGCTGACGATGGACAGAGTGAAAGCTGAAGGCGGTTCAGAAGAGAAGGCCATGCGCGAGGCGGCAACCGACACTGCGGCAGCGCTGGGCTTTATCTCAGCCATTGGCGCGATTGGCGGCTTCTTTATCCCGAAAGCTTTTGGTACGTCTCTGGCATTGACCGGCTCTCCGGTCGATGCGATGAAAGTATTTCTGATCTTCTATGTCGCCTGCGTGGTTATCACCTGGGCGGTATACGGACGTCATTCTAAAAAGTAA
- the narL gene encoding two-component system response regulator NarL, whose product MSNLEPATILLIDDHPMLRTGVKQLVSMAPDITVVGEASNGEQGIELAESLDPDLILLDLNMPGMNGLETLDKLREKSLSGRIVVFSVSNHEEDVVTALKRGADGYLLKDMEPEDLLKALQQSAAGEMVLSEALTPVLAASLRANRATSDRDVTQLTPRERDILKLIAQGLPNKMIARRLDITESTVKVHVKHMLKKMKLKSRVEAAVWVHQERIF is encoded by the coding sequence ATGAGTAATCTGGAACCGGCTACCATCCTGTTGATCGACGATCATCCGATGCTGCGAACCGGTGTAAAACAGCTTGTCAGCATGGCGCCCGATATCACCGTTGTCGGCGAAGCCAGCAATGGTGAGCAGGGTATCGAGCTGGCAGAATCCCTTGATCCCGATCTGATCCTTCTCGATCTCAATATGCCCGGCATGAACGGTCTGGAAACGCTCGACAAGCTGCGTGAGAAATCCTTGTCGGGCCGTATCGTTGTGTTTAGCGTATCCAACCATGAAGAAGACGTGGTTACCGCACTGAAACGCGGCGCTGACGGTTATCTGCTGAAAGATATGGAGCCGGAAGATTTACTGAAAGCCTTACAGCAATCAGCGGCTGGCGAAATGGTGCTGAGCGAAGCCTTAACGCCGGTTCTGGCCGCCAGCCTGCGCGCAAATCGCGCAACGTCTGATCGTGATGTCACCCAACTGACGCCGCGCGAACGCGACATCCTCAAGCTCATCGCCCAGGGACTGCCTAACAAGATGATCGCCCGCCGCCTGGACATCACCGAAAGTACGGTAAAAGTTCACGTGAAGCATATGCTGAAGAAAATGAAGCTCAAATCACGCGTTGAAGCCGCGGTATGGGTGCATCAGGAACGCATTTTCTGA
- the narX gene encoding nitrate/nitrite two-component system sensor histidine kinase NarX: protein MFKRCLSPLTLVNQVALIVLLSTAIGVAGMAVSGWLVQGVQGSAHAINKAGSLRMQSYRLLAAVPLDASDQPLLDEMEQTAFSPELTRAAQRDGQQAQLKALQDYWHTELAPGLAHAQTPDAVAQDVTRFVGGLDKLVTAFDHTTELRIERVVLLHRLMAVFMALLLVFTIIWLRVRLLQPWKQLLTMARAVSQRDFTQRAHISGRNEMATLGSALNNMSEELAESYAVLEQRVQEKTAGLEHKNQILSFLWQANRRLHSQVPLCERLSPVLNGLQNLTLLHDIELRVYDLEDEDNHQEFTCQSNASCDEKGCHLCPRGTLPAIDGGITLKWRLTDAHTQYGILLATLPNGRHLSHDQQQLVDTLVEQLTATLALDRHQERQQQLIVMEERATIARELHDSIAQSLSCMKMQVSCLQMQGDALSDNCRELLSQIRNELNASWAQLRELLTTFRLQLTEPGLRPALEASCQEYSARFGFTVKLDYQLPPRLVPSHQAIHLLQIAREALSNALKHSQADEVVVTVVQNGKQVKLTVQDNGCGVPENAERSNHYGMIIMRDRAQSLRGDCRVRRRETGGTEVAVTFIPETNFTEVQGDTHE, encoded by the coding sequence ATGTTTAAACGTTGTCTCTCCCCGCTTACGCTGGTTAACCAGGTGGCGCTAATTGTTTTGTTGTCTACTGCCATCGGTGTGGCGGGCATGGCTGTCTCTGGCTGGCTGGTCCAGGGCGTTCAGGGTAGCGCCCATGCGATCAACAAAGCGGGATCGCTGCGCATGCAAAGCTATCGCCTGCTGGCAGCCGTACCGCTGGATGCGAGCGACCAACCGCTGCTGGATGAAATGGAGCAAACGGCGTTTAGCCCGGAATTGACACGAGCCGCGCAGCGTGACGGACAGCAGGCGCAGTTAAAAGCATTACAGGATTACTGGCATACTGAACTGGCTCCAGGGCTTGCGCATGCCCAAACGCCTGATGCAGTAGCGCAGGATGTGACGCGCTTTGTGGGCGGGCTGGATAAGTTGGTTACCGCCTTTGACCATACTACCGAATTACGCATTGAACGCGTCGTCCTGCTGCATCGCCTGATGGCCGTATTTATGGCATTGCTGCTGGTCTTCACCATTATCTGGCTGCGCGTGCGCCTGCTACAGCCGTGGAAACAGCTACTGACAATGGCGCGAGCCGTCAGCCAACGTGATTTTACCCAACGCGCGCATATCAGCGGGCGTAATGAGATGGCGACTCTGGGCTCGGCGCTGAATAATATGTCGGAAGAACTGGCCGAGAGTTACGCGGTGCTGGAGCAGCGGGTACAGGAGAAAACGGCGGGTCTGGAGCACAAAAACCAGATCCTCTCTTTCCTGTGGCAAGCCAACCGCCGTTTGCACTCTCAGGTGCCGTTGTGCGAACGCCTCTCGCCGGTACTGAACGGTCTGCAAAATTTGACCTTGCTGCATGATATTGAACTGCGGGTTTATGACCTGGAAGATGAAGATAATCATCAGGAATTTACCTGTCAGTCCAATGCCAGCTGTGATGAGAAAGGCTGTCACTTGTGTCCTCGCGGAACACTGCCCGCCATTGACGGCGGTATCACCTTGAAATGGCGACTGACCGATGCACATACCCAGTATGGTATCCTGCTCGCTACTTTACCGAATGGACGCCATCTCAGCCACGATCAGCAGCAGTTGGTTGATACCCTGGTTGAGCAACTGACCGCAACGCTTGCGCTCGACAGGCATCAGGAGCGCCAACAGCAGTTGATCGTGATGGAAGAGCGTGCCACCATTGCGCGCGAACTTCATGATTCTATTGCACAATCGCTCTCCTGTATGAAGATGCAGGTTAGCTGTTTGCAGATGCAGGGTGATGCGCTTTCAGATAACTGCCGCGAACTGCTCAGTCAGATTCGTAACGAGCTGAATGCGTCGTGGGCGCAACTGCGTGAGCTGTTAACCACCTTCCGTTTACAGCTGACGGAACCTGGATTACGACCCGCGCTGGAAGCCAGCTGTCAGGAGTACAGCGCCCGTTTTGGATTTACGGTGAAGCTGGATTATCAGCTACCGCCACGCCTGGTCCCTTCGCATCAGGCTATTCACCTGCTACAAATTGCGCGCGAAGCTCTGAGCAACGCCCTCAAACACTCTCAGGCCGATGAAGTGGTCGTGACGGTGGTGCAAAATGGCAAGCAGGTCAAACTGACAGTGCAAGATAACGGCTGCGGCGTACCGGAAAACGCCGAACGCAGTAACCACTACGGCATGATAATTATGCGCGACCGTGCGCAAAGCTTGCGCGGCGATTGCCGTGTACGCCGTCGCGAGACTGGCGGTACTGAAGTTGCTGTCACTTTTATTCCCGAAACAAACTTCACAGAAGTCCAAGGAGATACCCATGAGTAA
- a CDS encoding nitrate reductase subunit alpha, whose translation MSKFLDRFRYFKQKGETFADGHGQLLNTNRDWEDGYRQRWQHDKIVRSTHGVNCTGSCSWKIYVKNGLVTWETQQTDYPRTRPDMPNHEPRGCPRGASYSWYLYSANRLKYPLMRKRLMKMWREAKRLHSDPVDAWASIIEDADKAKSFKQARGRGGFVRSSWQEVNELIAASNVYTIKTYGPDRVAGFSPIPAMSMVSYASGARYMSLIGGTCLSFYDWYCDLPPASPQTWGEQTDVPESADWYNSSYILAWGSNVPQTRTPDAHFFTEVRYKGTKTVAITPDYAEIAKLCDLWLAPKQGTDAAMAMAMGHVMLREFHLDNPSQYFTDYVRRYTDMPMLVMLEERDGYYAAGRMLRAADLVDSLGQENNPEWKTVAINSNGDMVAPNGSIGFRWGEKGKWNLEQRDGTSGDETELQLSLLGSQDDIAEVGFPYFGGEGTEHFSKVELENILLHKLPVKRLQLADGSTALVTTVYDLTMANYGLERGLNDENCATSYDDVKAYTPAWAEKITGVSRSQIVRIAREFADNADKTHGRSMIIVGAGLNHWYHLDMNYRGLINMLVFCGCIGQSGGGWAHYVGQEKLRPQTGWQPLAFALDWQRPPRHMNSTSYFYNHSSQWRYETVTAQELLSPMADKSRYSGHLIDFNVRAERMGWLPSAPQLGTNPLRIAEEAQKAGMTPVDYTVKSLKEGSIRFAAEQPENGKNHPRNLFIWRSNLLGSSGKGHEYMLKYLLGTEHGIQGKDLGQQSGVKPEEVEWQDNGLDGKLDLVVTLDFRLSSTCLYSDIVLPTATWYEKDDMNTSDMHPFIHPLSAAVDPAWESKSDWEIYKAIAKKFSEVCVGHLGKETDVVTLPIQHDSAAELAQPLDVKDWKKGECDLIPGVTAPHIMTVERDYPATYERFTSIGPLMEKMGNGGKGIAWNTQSEMDLLRKLNYTKAEGPAKGQPMLDTAIDAAEMILTLAPETNGQVAVKAWAALSEFTGRDHTHLALNKEDEKIRFRDIQAQPRKIISSPTWSGLEDEHVSYNAGYTNVHELIPWRTLSGRQQLYQDHQWMRDFGESLLVYRPPIDTRSVKAVIGEKSNGNPEKALNFLTPHQKWGIHSTYSDNLLMLTLSRGGPIVWMSEVDAKDLGIEDNDWIEVFNSNGALTARAVVSQRVPAGMTMMYHAQERIVNLPGSEITQQRGGIHNSVTRITPKPTHMIGGYAQLAYGFNYYGTVGSNRDEFVVVRKMKNINWLDGEGNDQVQESVK comes from the coding sequence ATGAGTAAATTCCTGGACCGGTTTCGCTACTTCAAACAGAAGGGCGAAACCTTTGCCGATGGGCACGGCCAGCTTCTCAATACCAACAGGGACTGGGAGGACGGATACCGCCAGCGTTGGCAGCATGACAAAATCGTGCGCTCAACCCACGGGGTAAACTGCACGGGCTCATGCAGCTGGAAAATCTATGTGAAAAATGGTCTGGTTACCTGGGAAACCCAGCAAACTGACTACCCACGCACGCGTCCAGATATGCCTAACCACGAGCCTCGCGGCTGCCCACGTGGTGCAAGCTATTCCTGGTATCTCTACAGTGCTAACCGTCTGAAATACCCGCTGATGCGCAAACGTCTGATGAAGATGTGGCGTGAAGCAAAAAGATTACACAGCGATCCGGTAGATGCATGGGCATCCATTATCGAAGACGCCGACAAAGCAAAAAGCTTCAAACAAGCGCGTGGTCGCGGTGGATTCGTTCGTTCTTCCTGGCAGGAAGTGAATGAACTGATTGCTGCATCTAACGTTTACACCATCAAAACCTATGGTCCCGACCGTGTCGCAGGCTTCTCGCCGATCCCGGCGATGTCGATGGTTTCGTATGCTTCCGGCGCACGCTATATGTCGCTGATTGGCGGTACCTGTCTGAGCTTCTATGACTGGTACTGTGACCTGCCTCCTGCCTCCCCACAAACCTGGGGCGAGCAGACCGACGTACCGGAATCTGCCGACTGGTATAACTCCAGCTACATTCTTGCATGGGGCTCTAACGTTCCGCAGACCCGTACCCCGGATGCGCACTTCTTTACCGAAGTTCGTTATAAAGGCACCAAAACGGTAGCAATTACCCCCGACTACGCTGAAATCGCCAAACTGTGTGACCTGTGGCTGGCGCCGAAGCAGGGGACCGATGCGGCGATGGCAATGGCGATGGGTCATGTCATGCTGCGCGAGTTCCACCTCGATAACCCGAGCCAGTACTTCACCGACTACGTTCGTCGTTATACCGACATGCCAATGCTGGTGATGCTCGAAGAGCGCGACGGCTACTATGCTGCTGGTCGTATGCTGCGTGCAGCGGATCTGGTTGACTCCCTGGGTCAGGAAAATAATCCGGAATGGAAAACCGTCGCTATCAATAGCAACGGCGATATGGTTGCGCCAAACGGTTCAATTGGTTTCCGTTGGGGGGAAAAAGGCAAATGGAATCTCGAGCAGCGCGACGGCACGTCCGGTGATGAAACCGAACTGCAGCTCAGCCTGCTGGGTAGCCAGGATGATATCGCCGAAGTGGGCTTCCCGTACTTTGGCGGCGAAGGCACTGAGCACTTCAGTAAAGTAGAACTGGAAAACATTCTGCTGCATAAATTGCCGGTCAAACGCCTGCAACTGGCCGATGGCTCTACCGCGTTGGTAACCACCGTTTACGATCTGACTATGGCTAACTACGGCCTGGAACGCGGTCTGAACGATGAAAACTGCGCAACCAGCTACGATGACGTGAAAGCGTACACGCCGGCCTGGGCAGAAAAAATCACTGGCGTATCACGCTCTCAGATCGTGCGCATAGCCCGTGAATTTGCGGATAACGCCGATAAAACCCACGGTCGTTCAATGATTATCGTCGGTGCGGGTCTGAACCACTGGTACCACCTCGATATGAACTATCGTGGTCTGATCAATATGCTGGTGTTCTGCGGCTGTATCGGCCAAAGCGGCGGCGGTTGGGCCCACTATGTCGGCCAGGAAAAACTGCGTCCGCAAACCGGCTGGCAGCCGTTGGCGTTTGCGCTTGACTGGCAGCGTCCGCCTCGTCATATGAACAGCACTTCCTACTTCTATAACCACTCCAGCCAATGGCGCTATGAGACGGTTACTGCGCAGGAACTGCTGTCCCCAATGGCCGACAAATCCCGCTACAGCGGTCATTTGATTGACTTTAACGTTCGCGCTGAACGGATGGGTTGGTTGCCATCTGCGCCGCAGTTAGGGACTAACCCGCTGCGTATCGCCGAAGAAGCGCAAAAAGCAGGCATGACGCCGGTGGACTACACCGTTAAATCCCTGAAAGAAGGTTCTATTCGCTTTGCGGCAGAGCAGCCGGAAAACGGTAAAAACCATCCGCGTAACCTGTTTATCTGGCGTTCTAACCTGCTCGGGTCTTCCGGTAAGGGCCACGAGTACATGCTGAAGTATCTGCTGGGCACTGAACATGGTATTCAGGGCAAAGATCTCGGCCAGCAGAGCGGCGTGAAGCCGGAAGAAGTGGAATGGCAGGATAACGGCCTGGACGGCAAACTGGATCTGGTCGTTACGCTGGACTTCCGTCTGTCGAGCACCTGTCTGTATTCCGACATCGTGCTGCCGACCGCAACCTGGTATGAAAAAGACGATATGAATACCTCGGATATGCATCCGTTTATTCATCCGTTGTCTGCCGCCGTTGACCCGGCCTGGGAGTCGAAGAGCGACTGGGAAATCTATAAAGCCATCGCCAAGAAATTCTCTGAAGTGTGCGTGGGCCACCTCGGTAAAGAAACCGACGTCGTTACGCTGCCGATTCAGCACGACTCTGCCGCTGAACTGGCGCAGCCACTTGACGTGAAGGACTGGAAAAAAGGTGAATGTGACCTGATTCCTGGCGTTACCGCGCCGCACATCATGACCGTTGAGCGTGATTATCCGGCAACCTACGAGCGTTTCACCTCCATCGGCCCGCTGATGGAAAAAATGGGTAACGGCGGTAAAGGGATTGCCTGGAACACCCAGAGCGAAATGGATCTGTTGCGTAAGCTCAACTACACCAAGGCTGAAGGCCCGGCGAAAGGCCAGCCAATGTTGGATACCGCAATTGATGCCGCAGAGATGATCCTGACGCTGGCACCGGAAACTAACGGTCAGGTAGCCGTGAAAGCCTGGGCGGCGCTGAGTGAATTTACCGGCCGCGATCATACGCATCTGGCGCTGAATAAAGAAGACGAGAAAATTCGCTTCCGCGATATTCAGGCGCAGCCGCGCAAAATTATCTCCAGCCCGACCTGGTCAGGTCTGGAAGATGAACATGTCTCTTATAACGCCGGTTACACCAACGTTCATGAGCTGATCCCATGGCGTACGCTGTCTGGTCGCCAGCAGTTGTATCAGGATCATCAGTGGATGCGTGACTTCGGTGAAAGCCTGCTGGTTTACCGTCCACCAATCGACACCCGTTCGGTGAAAGCGGTGATCGGCGAGAAATCTAATGGTAACCCGGAAAAAGCGCTCAACTTCCTGACGCCGCACCAGAAATGGGGTATCCACTCTACCTACAGCGACAACTTACTGATGCTGACGCTATCACGCGGTGGTCCGATTGTGTGGATGAGCGAAGTCGATGCGAAAGATCTGGGAATCGAAGATAACGACTGGATCGAAGTCTTCAACAGTAACGGGGCGCTGACGGCGCGTGCTGTTGTCAGTCAGCGTGTACCAGCCGGGATGACCATGATGTACCACGCGCAGGAACGTATCGTTAACCTGCCGGGTTCAGAAATCACTCAGCAGCGTGGCGGGATCCACAACTCAGTGACCCGTATTACACCGAAGCCAACCCACATGATCGGCGGCTATGCGCAACTGGCCTACGGATTTAACTACTACGGCACCGTTGGTTCAAACCGCGATGAGTTCGTAGTTGTACGTAAGATGAAGAACATTAACTGGTTGGATGGCGAAGGCAATGACCAGGTACAGGAGAGCGTAAAATGA
- a CDS encoding DsrE/DsrF/TusD sulfur relay family protein, which translates to MQKIVIVANGAAYGSESLFNSLRLAIALREQEASLDLRLFLMSDAVTAGLRGQKPAEGYNIQQMLEILTAQNVPVKLCKTCTDGRGITDLPLIDGVAVGTLVELAQWTLAADKVLTF; encoded by the coding sequence ATGCAAAAGATAGTGATCGTCGCGAACGGTGCGGCCTATGGAAGCGAATCGTTATTCAACAGCCTGCGTCTGGCTATCGCTCTGCGTGAACAGGAAGCCAGTCTCGACCTGCGTCTGTTTTTAATGTCGGACGCGGTAACCGCGGGATTACGAGGTCAAAAACCCGCAGAAGGATACAATATTCAGCAAATGCTGGAGATCCTGACGGCGCAAAATGTGCCGGTCAAACTGTGCAAAACCTGCACCGATGGCCGTGGAATAACGGATCTGCCGTTAATTGACGGCGTGGCCGTCGGGACGCTGGTCGAACTGGCTCAATGGACGTTGGCTGCAGATAAAGTTCTGACCTTCTGA